The genomic stretch CTCTGCATCTCCGTGAAGTGCCCACCCTTGGAGTAGATGAGCCACTGGTGCGCCACCGCGGGCGTGGCGAACGTGAGGTGCATGTCCACGTAGCCGTCGAAGGCCTCGGGATCCTCGGGGTGGTGGTCGTTGTGCGGACCCGCGTAGTCCCCCGGGCCGTAGCACAGCACCTGGATGCCCCACTTGCGCCGCAGCGCCCTGCCGCTCACCGCCGCCGCGAACGCCGCGAAGCTCTCCGAGTGGAGCATCCCCACCAGCCCCACCTCCTCCGCCGCCTTCCACGAGCGCGAGCGCCGACTCTCCAGCAGCGCCGTCCTCACCCGCACCGTCTTGGGCAGCTGCTCCGCGTAGTTCTCCGTCATCCCCCAGATGCTCTCCGGGGGAATCGGGTCCTCCATCTCCGTCAGCGTGCCCCGCAGCGCCTTCTCCAGCGCGTCCCGGCACGCCGCCGCCTTGCGCGCGTCCAGCACCCCGCCGAGCGCCACGAAGCGCCGCCCCGGTTGCATCAGCGCGCCGCACGCGTCGCGGTCGCGGCCCTCCAGGATGCGCCGCCCCTTGGGCGTCAGCAGGTCCGCGAACTCGGTGGGAAAGGTCTTCATGTCACCGCCTCCTGCGCGCCAGCTCTACCAGCGAGGGGCCGATGTCGCCCAGCGGCAACACGCGGCTCACCGCCCCGGTGGCCACCGCCTCCTGAGGCATGCCGTAGATGACGGCCGTCTCCTCCGACTCCGCCCAGACCTCGCCTCCAGCCTTCTGGATGGCCCTGGCGCCCACGGCGCCGTCCGAGCCCATGCCCGTCAGCACCACGCCCACCGCCTTGGAGCCGAACGCCTCGGCCAGGCTCATGAAGAGCCGGTCCACCGAGGGCGCGTGCTTGTCCTGCATCGTCGGAGGCGGCGTGCCCAGCACGTACTGGCCCGTCTGCCGGTACACCACGAGCTGCCGCCCGCCGGGCGCGATGAAGACGTGGCCCGGTGCCACGACGTCCCCCTCCTGCGCCTCGCGCACGGAGAAGGGCCCCAGCTTGTCCAGCCGCTCCGCGAAGGCGCGGGTGAACTGCTTGGGCATGTGCTGACACACCAGCAGGCACATCGACGGCTCCGGCGCGAGCGACTCCAGCAGCCGCTGCACCGCGGGCGGCCCGCCCGTGGACGCTCCGATGCCCGCCACGAACGCGGGCTCCACCGTCACCGTCTTCGGCCGGCGCACCGGCTTCGGATCCGACGAGCGCACCAGCCGCACCGCCTGCACCTTCTCCTGCAGCTCCCGGCGCAGCTTCTCCACCGCGTCCGGCGTGGGCCTCACCGGCTTGGCGATGAAGTCGAAGGCTCCCAGCTCCAGCGCCTTGAAGACGTCCGTCTTGTGCGCGTAGCTCGAGATGACGATGACCGGCGTGGGCGCCGTGCTCTTGAGCAGCCGCAGGAAGGAGTAGCCCCCCAGCCTCGGCATCTCCAGGTCCAACGTCACCACGTCCGGGTGCAGCGCCATCACCTGGCGCAGCCCCTCGTTGCCGTCGGCCGCCGTGCCCACCACCTTCACGTCTGGCGAGGACTCCAGCAGCTCCGTCAGCAACCGGCGGTTGTGCGCCGAGTCGTCCACCACCAGCACCTTCACCGGTTCCATCAGGCTCATGGCGCGAGCCCTCCGCCGAGCTCCGGCTTGCGATAGACGAGATCACTGCGCAGGTGCACCAACTCGAAATCCGCGCTCAGGTTGATGAGGTTCTCCGAGTGCCCCAGGAGCAGATACCCTCCTGGCACCATCTTGTCGTAGATGTGACGAAGCACCCGCTGCCGGGCAGGGGTGTCGAAGTAGATCATCACGTTGCGGCAGAAGACGGCGTCCATCCGGGACACGAGCAGGCCCGTCTCCGGATCCTGCAGGTTCTGGTGCGCGAAGGTCACCCAGGAGCGGATGTCGTCGCGCACGCGCACCCGGGTGGGTCCCACGTGATCGAAGTAGCGGGCGATCTTGTCCGGCGCCGTGGCCCGGAGCGCGGAAGGCCCGTACTCGCCCTGGCGCGCCACCGCCAGCACCCGGCGCGAGATGTCCGTGCCGTGCACCTCCACGTCCCAGCCATCGAAGCGCCCGCTGTCCTTGACCAGCATGGCCACCGTGTAGGCCTCCTCCCCGGACGAGCACCCCGCCGACCAGATGCGCAGCCGCTTCGTGCGCGCGTTGCGGCGCTCCAGCCGCGGGAGCACCTCCTCGGAGAAGGCCTTGAGCTGACGCGGCTCGCGGAAGAAGTACGTCTCGTGCGTGGTGAGCGCCTCGATGGCCGTCTCCAGCTCGGCGCGGCGCTGGGCGTCGAAGCGCAGGTAGCGGTAGTAGGAGCTGAAGTCCGTCAGCCCCAGCACCTCCAGCCGTGGCCACAACCGCCGCTGCATGACGAACTTCATGTCGTCACGCACGAGGATGCCGCAATGGCCGTAGACGAAGTCCCGCAACAGGCGGAACTCCTCCGCGGACATCTCCGGCTTGCCTGTATCGAAAGGCATCACCCCCCGGACCTCCCAGCTCCTCAACGTCCCGACAGTCGATCCACCGCGTCCTCGAGGGCGCGGCGGGCCAGTGAATCCATCTCCGCCGCCAGGGCGGCACGCGTCGCCGGCAGGCACTCGGGACCACCCGAGTCTCCCAGCACCCGCGCCGCGGCGGCCCTCACGTCCCAGCTCGGGTGGCCGAGCAGCTCCACCGCCAGGGACACGCCCTCCGCCGAGACGGCGCCGGCCAGCAGCGCCGCCTTCACCACCTCATGATCCTCATGGTCCACCGCGCGTTGAAGCACCTCGTCCCGCAGGGCCCCCAACCGGGCCAGCGACTGCACCGCCCGGAAGGCGATGGCCCCATCCGGGTGCTGCACCAGGGCCTCCAGCTCCGCCGCGCGCTCCACCGCGCCGCACTCGCCCACCGCGTCCAGGGCGGCCAGCCGCACCTCCATCGTCTCGTCGCCCAGGGCCCGCTTCAGCAGTCCCGCCATCGAGGCATCTCCGAGCTGGCCCAGCACCCGCACCGCCGCGACACGCACCCGCGGGGCCTCGTCCGCCAACGCCTGGCGCGCCAGCTCCAGCCCTCCCATCGGGTCCACCACCGCCAGCACCTCCACGGCGGTGGCGCGCAGCGGCACGGACGCCTCGCGGGCGGTACGCCGCACCAGGGGCAGCATGCCCGTTCCCCCCACGCGCACCAGCGCGTTGAGCACCGCGGGCTCCGCCCCGTGCGTCAGCGCATCCTCCAAGACCTGGAGCACCTGCGTGGGGAAGCTCGCCGCCAGTGACACCAGGGCGCGCGCCGCCAGCGCACACAGCTCCGACTGGGACAGCAGGCGCGACAGGGGCTCCACCGCATCCAGCGAGCGCGTCCTGCCGAGCGCCTGCACCGCCACCATCTTCAAGTCCAGGTCGCCCCACTCCAGCATCTGGACGAGCTCGGGCACGTACGTGGCGTCCACCATCTCCACCAGCGCCTGTCCCGCCACCTCGCGCGCCGGGAAGGAGAGCCGGTCCATGCTCGACAGCAGCTCGCGCCCGGCCTCCGGGCCGAAGTACGAGAGCGTCCGCACCACCTCCGGCATCAGCCGCTCCTCCTGCGCCACCTCCGCCACCAGCGGGGCCAGCCGAGGCTCGCGCAGGGCCGCCGCCGCGACGAGCCCTCCCGCCTTCAGCTCCCCGTCCTCTGACACCAACGCGGCGGCCACCCACTCGGCCGCCTGGGGCAGCCGCCTCAGCACCAGGCGCACCGCCGCATCCATCTCGGAGCGCTGGGTGGACTCGGACAGGAGCGCCTGGGTGCCCAGTGCCACGAGCGCCGCCTCCCGGGTGGAGCGGGACTCCGAGCCCAGCCCCCGGCACACCAGCTCCGTGGCCGCCAGCTGCGGAATGAGGCCCAGCACCCGGTAGGCGCTGCGCTTGAGCGTGGGGTTGGCCAGCAGCCTCACCACCTCCGGCAGCGGCGGCGGGTGGCGCAGCGCCGCGAGCGACTCCAGCGCGCTCAGCTGCAACAGCGGCTCGGGGTCATGGAGGATGCGCTCCAGCGCGCGCGCCGCGACCCTGCCACCCATCCGGCCCAGCGCCTCCGCCGCGGCCACCCGGACGTTGAGATCCACGTCCTCCACCATGGCGCGCACCAGGGCGTCCTCGGCCTCCAGCCGCCCCAGCTGGCCGAGGATGTCGGCGGCGAACTTCCGCTGGTCCGGATCCGGGTGCAGCAGCAGCCGCACCAGCGGCCCCACGGCGTGCTCGCCCATGGCCGACAGCGACTCCGCCGCCGCGTTGCGCGCGCCCGTCTCGTCGCGCTCTCCCAGCACGGAGACGAGCCGCTCCACCACCGCCTCGCGCTCCGGCAGCCGGGTGAGTCCCTCCGCCGCGGCACGGCGCACACGCCAGCTCTCGTCATGGAGCCCGGCCACGAGCTCCTCGCGCGCATCCGGCGAGGACACGTCCAGCTCCAGCAGGGCCCGGTAACGCGCCTCCTCTGCGTTCCGCCCCTCTTCCATCATCCGTTCATCCTCCGGCCGGTGTCGCGCACCAGCTCCGCCAGCAGCAGCGCCTTCACGTCCAGCAGCAGCTTGAGCCGCTCCGGCGGGCCGCACACCCCCACCACGAAGGGCGCCGGGCCCACCGCGCCAATGGCTGGGGCGGGTTTGATCTCACTGCGCCGCATGCGCACCACCTCGGAGACCCGGTCCACGACGAGGGCCACGCGCCTGCGGCCCAGCCAGCACACCAGCAGCCGCGTCTTGGGAGTGGCCGGCGGGGCCTCTCCGCCGAGCAGCCGCTTGCGCAGGTCCACCACGGGGATGATGGAGCCGCGCAGGTGGATGACGCCCTCGATGAAGGGCGGCGCGCCGCGGATGGGCGTGAGGCGCTGGGGCGGGAGGATCTCCTCCACCCGCATGATGTCCACCGCGTACTCCTCCGGCCCCACGAAGAAGGCACACAGCTGGACGAGCGGATCCCGCTCCTCCCTCGCCGCCGCCTCGTCGGGCCGGGGCTGTGACAGGACATTGAAGCGCTGTCTCATGCCAGGGCCTGCCAGATGTCGAGCAGGATGAAGAGCTGCTGGTTGCGCCGCCCGAGCCCCACCACGCAGTCGCGCTCCCCGCCGCCCACGCCCGGCGGAGCCACCTCCAGCATGGAGGGCCGCAGCCGCACCACCTCGGAGACGGAATCCACCCAGATGCCAGCCAGCCCGTCCTCCGCCTGCACCACGATGATGCGCGCGCGGCGCGGAGGCTCCGGTGCGTCCGGGCCCGCCACCAGCGGGGCCTTGTCGGTCAGCCGCAGCTTCACCTTGACGTCGTAGACGGGCAGCACCTCGCCGCGCAGGTACATCACCCCGAGCAGGTTGGCCGCGGCGCGAGGCACCTCCGTGAGCGGTGGCACCTTCACGATCTCCCGCACCGCGCGGATGGGCACCGCGTAGTGCTCCTCCTCCAACCGGAAGGCCAGATACTCCTCGGGAGGTTCCTCGGCGATGGGCTCGACCGTCTCGTCGGTGCCGGCCACCAGTTCCTGCAGGAGACCGACGTCCTCGTCCGGACGGTAGAAGAAGCTGTCGAGCAGGACGGACAGGGAGGGCACGGTGTGGAGGATAGCAGCCCTGGGGGAGGTGGCGTCACGCCCGCCGCCGCTCCAGGCTCATTCCCTCTTCGAGCAGGGCGCCGACGTCCAGCACCAGCACGGTCCGCCGGTTGGCCAGGTCCGCCGCTCCGGAGATCCCTCGCACGCCCTGCAGGCGGCCTCCAAGGGACTTGACGACGATGTCCTGCTGGCCCTGCAGCTCGTCCACGGCGATGCCCAGCCGCTCCTGGGCCAGCCCCGCCACCACCACGAAGTGCCGGTCGTTGGTGCGCTCGGGGTGGCCGAAGAGCCGTGCCAGGCGCATGAGGGGCAGCGTGGTGCCGCGCGTGTCCAGCACCTCGCGCCGCTCCACCGTGCGGATCTCCGAGGGCTTCACGGAGAGGATCTCCAGCACGCTGTTGAGCGGCACCGCGTAGGTGCGCCCACTCACGCCCACCACCAGGGCGCGGATGATGGCCAGGGTGACGGGCAGCGTGAGGTGGAAGGCGGTGCCCTGCCCCCGCTCGCTCCACACGTCGATGATGCCGGACAGGTTGCCGATGTTGTTCTTCACCACGTCCAGGCCCACGCCGCGGCCGGACAGCTCGGACACGCTGCGCGCGGTGGAGAAGCCCGGCAGGAAGATGAGGTTGAGCATCTCGCGCCGGCTCATCTCCCGCGCCTGGGCCTCGGTGATGAGGCCCTTGCGCAGGGCCATCTCGCGCACGCCCTGCTCGTCGATGCCCGAGCCGTCGTCGCTCACCTCGATGACGACGTGGTTGCCCTTCTGCTCGGCCCGCAGCGACACCCGGGCCCGCCGCGGCTTGCCCGCCGCCTCGCGCGCCTCCGGCGACTCGGCGCCGTGGTCGATGGCGTTGCGGATGATGTGCATCAGCGGATCGCTCAGCTCCTCGACGATGAGCTTGTCCAGCTCCACCTCGCCGCCGCTGATGACGAAGTCGATCTCCTTGCCCGCGTCCTTGGCGATGCGGCGCACCAGCCGGGCCAGCTTGTCGAACACCTGGCCCACCGGCACCATGCGCGCCTCGAGCAGGCCCTGCTGCAGCGCGTCCAGCTTGCGCTCCAGCTGCCGCGTCTCGCGCGAGAGCTCCTGGCCCCACATCTTGGAGACCGTCACCGGGCCATCCTGCCGCGCGGCCTCCGCCATGCGCTGGAGGTTGGCCTTGATGAGCAGCAGCTCGCCCACGGTGTTCATCAGCGCGTCCAGCCGGCCGATGTCCACGCGCACCGTCTGGGTGAGTGAGCGCAGCGACTCGCTCTCCGACCGCGTCCCCCGGGAGCCCGAATCCTCCATCAGCGTGCGCACCGGAGGCGCGGACGTCTCGGACCGGAGGTGGGTGGGCGCGTCGGACTCGTCGTGGAACAGCGGCTCCTGCCGGTGCGGCTTCGGACTGACCGGCTCGACCACGTGCAGGGCCGGAGCCTGGGGGGCGGGAGTCTCCGAGGTGGCGCCAGCCTTGGAGCTCCTGGCCTTCTTCCGCGCGCTCTTCTTGGGGGCGGCGGGAGCGGCGGGAGCCTCCTCGGGGGCCTCGGCGCCAGAACGCCGGACGACCTGCGCCACGGGGGCCGGGGCGGACTGCGCCTCGGAGCCCGCGGCGGGGCGGACCTTCAGCTCGAAGAGCTGCGCGGGCGTGCCCTGGAGCTTCGCGGCCAGCTCGTCGGCCGAGACCTTGGCGCCGAAGATGAGATCGAACGCGATGCCGGTGGCCCCACCCGGCTCCGACGAGGGGAGCGTGCTGACCACCTCGCCCAGCGGCTTGAGGCGCGAGTTGAGCTCGCCCAGCCCCGTGTCGAAGTCGGACAGGTCGAACGCGGCCCGGACGCGCCAGAGGGACACGCCGCGGCGCACGTTCTCGCGCAGGCGGTGCTCCTCGTACTCGGTGAAGACGGCGCGGACCTGCGGATCCAGCTCCAACCGGTCCAGCGGATCCTCGTCGACCGCCGCCGACGCGGCGCCCATGTTCGCCAGCCGCGAGCCCAGCTCCACCGCGCGCTGGGACATGACGGGCGTGGACTCCTCGCGCGAGGCCTCCGCCAGCAGGCCCTGGAGCACGTCCAGCGACTCGATGAGGGTGTCCAGCACCCGGTCATCCAGCGACAGCTTGCCCAGGCGCAGCCGGTCCAGCAGATCCTCCGCCTGGTGGCCCAGCTTCGCGATGCGCTCCTGGCCGAAGAGCGCGGAGAGCCCCTTGAGCGAGTGCGCCGCCCGGAAGATGCCGTTGATGAGATCCGGATCCGGCTCCTGCCCGCGCTGCTGATCCAGCACGAGCAGATCCCTGCCCAGCGCCTCGAGGATCTCCGTGCCCTCGGCGACGAACTCCGACAGTGCTTTTCCCGCCTGGTTCACGCGAGCTTCAGGTAGCGGCGCACGAGCCCTTCCAGGCTCTGCGGAGAGAAGGGCTTGACGAGGTACTCGGCCGCGCCCAGCGCCAGCCCGCGGTCGCGGTCCTTCTCGCGCCCCTCGGTGGTGACGATGAACAGCGGCGTGTCGCGGTAGTTCGGGTTCTTCTTGACGAAGTTGATGAGCTCCAACCCGTTGATGTCCGGCATGTTGATGTCGGTGATGATGAGGTCGAACCGATGCCGGGGCAGGAGTTTGAGGGCCTCGAAGCCACTGCTGGTGACGATGGCCTCCAGACCGGAGATGGACTCCACCGTCGCGGCAATCAACTCCCGCGAGGCCTTGGAATCCTCCACGATCAGGATCTTGAACTTCATTCGTTGGAACCGGCCCCCCATCGTACCAGAACGACTGGCGGCACGGATCGTCAGCCCTTGCGGCCGGGCAGCCGGCGGGCAAGCTCCTTGTCAGCCAGTACGGCGACCCGTTGTCCCTTGAAAGCCGGGAGGAACTTGTCGTTCAAAGCGGAAGCCCGGGCGGCGTCTTCCAGCTTTCCAACGCCGGGCACCTCGAGGGCCACCCCCTCCACCTTCGCCTTGGCCAGCACCCGGGCGGCGTTGGCGAGCGCCTCGCCGAGCGAGGAGACATCCAACGCCTGCCGACGCCCCAGGCCGATGACGAAGATGCGAGGCACGGAGAAGCGGCCGTCCGTGGGCAGCAGGAGGGAGTCATCCTGGGCGCCCACGAAGAAGCCGGACTGGAGGATGCGCGACAGGGCGCCGCACAACCGCCAGTCCACATAGCCGGCCGAGCCCGGTAGGGGCCGGTCGTCCTCTCCCACGAAGAGGCAGAGGGCATCCACGCCCTGCAGCGCGTCCAGGCCCTCGAGGCCGAGCTCGTAGGAGGTGACGTTCACTGCTTCCCCAGTGCCGCGGCCACGCGGTCCAGCAGGCCGTTGACGAAGGCGCTGGACTCCTCGGTGCCGAAGTTCTTGCCCAGCTCCACGGCCTCGTTGATGGACACCTTCTTGGGGATGTCGGGGCGGTACTTCAGCTCGAAGACGCCCACGCGCAGCACGTTGCGATCGATGCGGGACATGCGATCCAGCCGCCAGTTATGGCTGTGCTGCTCGATGAGCCGGTCGATCTCGGCGCGGTGCGCCATGACGCCATCCACCAGCTCGCGGGCGAACTTGACCGCCTCGGGCTCCTTGCGGGCCTCCTCGGTGGCGGCCCACGCGGCCTCGAGGGCCTCGTGGACGGAGCCCGGCGTCATCTCCAGCTGGTAGAGCGCCTGAAGCGCCCGCTCCCGTGCCGTCCTGCGCGCGCCCATGGCTAGCTCCTCTTTCCTTCCGTCGCGAGCGTAGCCAGCTTGGCGTGCAGGTTGACCATCTCGATGCAGGCCATGGCGGCCTCGGCGCCCTTGTTGCCGGCCTTCACGCCGGCCCGGTCGATGGCCTGCTCCACGGTGTCGCACGTCAGCACGCCGAACGTGACGGACGCCTGGGAGGTGAAGGCCACGTTGCCGATGCCCTTGGCGCACTCACCGGCCACGTAGTCGAAGTGGGGCGTGCCACCGCGGATGACGGCACCCAGGGTGATGATGCCCACGTAGGCGCGCGACTCCGAGACGCGGCGGGTGAGCGCCGGCAGCTCGTAGGTACCGGGGCAGCGGTAGACGTCGATGTCGCCGTCGGCCACTCCGTGACGGACCAGCGTGTCGACGGCGCCCTTCACCAGCTCCTCGGTGATGAACGCGTTGAAACGGGCCACGCAGATGGCGAAACGGCCCTTGGGGGGAAGAAAGTCACCTTCGATGTAGCGAGGCATGTGCGGTTCCTCTCTACACCAGCCACCCGGCTGGCGTCGCCAAGGAGTTTTCCTGGGTGCCGCCTTCAGGACGTCTTGCGGCGGCGGGGCGGGCGGCGCGCGGCCAGGCGGCGGGGCGGCTCGGCGGACAGGGTGAGCGGAATCTGCTCCACCACCTCCAGGGAGTAGCTCTCCAACCCCACGATCTTCTTGGGGTTGTTGGTGAGCAGCCGCAGCCGGGACAACCCCAGGTCCTTGAGGATCTGCGCACCCACACCGAACTCGCGCAGACGCGTCTGGTCGTTGTTGCCCGGCACGGACACCTCGTTGGAGACGTGGGTGCACTCCAGCCGGTGCTTCGCGGGCACCTCGCGCTGGAGGACGATGACCACGCCTCGCCCCTCCTCCTGGATGCGCTGGAAGGCCTGCTCGAGCTGGCTGCCGCAGTCGCACCCGGCGCTGCCCAGCAGGTCGCCCACGAGGCACGCCCGGTGGACGCGGGTGAGCACGGGCTGACGGCCGGAGATATCGCCCTTGACGAGGGCCACGTGCACCGAGCTGTCCACGTCACTGCCGTAGGTATAGGCCTGGAAGGCGCCCTGCCCCCGGCGCTCGATGGTGGCCTCGCTGATGCGCTTGACGAGCCGCTCGCGCTCCAGCCGGTAGCGGATGATGTCGGCCACGGACAGCAGCACCAGCTTGTGCTTCCGGGCGAACTTCACCAGGTCTGGCCGGCGGGCCATGGTCCCGTCGGGGTTCATGATCTCGCAGATGACGCCGGCGGGCTCCAGGCCGGCCAGGCGGGCCAGGTCCACGCTGCCCTCGGTCTGGCCGGTGCGCACGAGCACTCCGCCGTCACGGGCGCGCAGGGGGAAGACGTGGCCGGGACGCGCCAGGTCACTGGGCTTGGCGTTGGGGGCCACCGCCACCTGGATGGTGTGGGCGCGGTCCGCGGCGGAGATGCCGGTGGAGACGCCGTGGGAGGCCTCGATGGAGACGGTGAAGGCCGTCTGGAAGGACGAGGTGTTGTCCTGCACCATGAGGGGCAGGTTGAGGCGGCGCAGGCGCTCGTCGGTGAGGGACAGGCAGATGAGCCCGCGCCCATGGGTGGCCATGAAGTTGATGGCCTGGGGCGTCACCTTCTCCGCCGCCATGACGAGGTCGCCCTCGTTCTCACGGTCCTCGTCATCGGTGAGGATGACCATGCGCCCCTTGCGGATCTCCGCGAGCGCCCGCTCCACCAGGGAGATGCTGTCCGACTCTTGCTGCCTGCCGCGCGCCATGCGTGCTCCTGGCCTTTCCTTCGATTCAACCGCCGAAACCGGCCGCCTTGATGACAGCCTCGGAGAGCCCACCACCGGGCCCCTGGCGCAGCGACACCAGCCGCGCCACGTACTTGCCAATCATGTCCGCTTCCAGGTTCACGCGCTCGCCCACGGCCTTGGCGCGCAGGGTGGTGCGCTCCTGGGTCTCGGGGATGAGCTGAACGCCGAAACGGTCCGGGCCCACCGAGTTGACGGTGAGGCTGATGCCGTCGATGGCCACCGAGCCCTTCTCGATGAAGAAGGGGGCGAGCTCCGGGGGGAGCCGGAAGAGCATCACCCACGAGCCGCCCTCGGGCCGGGTCTCCAGGACCTCGCTGACGGCGTCGACGTGGCCGCTGACGAGGTGTCCGCCGAGCCGGTCGCCCAGGGCCAGGGCGCGCTCGAGGTTGACGCGCGAGCCGGGGCTGGCACCGCCGAGGGTGGTGCGCCGGAGCGTTTCCGGGGCGGCCTGGACGCGGAACGAGTCCCCGCCGCGCTCCACGACGGTGAGGCAGGCGCCATCGACGGCAATGGACTCGCCGAGCGCGAAGTCCCGGGCGCCCAGCGCCGTGCGGATCCACACGTCCGTCATCCCGCCGGGGATGATCCGCTCCACCACACCGATGTCCTGGATGAGTCCTGTGAACATTTCGGGCACGCTTATAACGGATTCGGGGCTGGGGATCCGCCGCCCTGGTCATCCGCCCTCCCCTGCCCGGCAGGCGGGCTCACCGGAGCCATCATCCCGGTTCCCGAGGCCGGTCCTGGGGTAAGAGAGCGCCCATGAGCGGAGCCCCCCGAGTCCTGTTGGTCGGTGCAGGTGCGGTCGGCCAGGTGTTTGGGAAGTACCTCCAGGCGGCCGGCTGCGAGCTGGCCTTCCTGGTCAAGGAGAAGTACGCGGAAGAGGCGCGGCGGGGCTACCCGCTGTACGAGCTCGGCCTGTTCTCACGCAGCCCCCGGCCGGTCCTGTTCTCCGGGTTCGGCGTGCGCGTCTCGGCCCGGGAGGTCGCGGCCGAGCGGTGGGACCAGGTCTGGCTCTGCGTCTCCTCGACGGCGCTGCG from Archangium lipolyticum encodes the following:
- the ribB gene encoding 3,4-dihydroxy-2-butanone-4-phosphate synthase, which encodes MARGRQQESDSISLVERALAEIRKGRMVILTDDEDRENEGDLVMAAEKVTPQAINFMATHGRGLICLSLTDERLRRLNLPLMVQDNTSSFQTAFTVSIEASHGVSTGISAADRAHTIQVAVAPNAKPSDLARPGHVFPLRARDGGVLVRTGQTEGSVDLARLAGLEPAGVICEIMNPDGTMARRPDLVKFARKHKLVLLSVADIIRYRLERERLVKRISEATIERRGQGAFQAYTYGSDVDSSVHVALVKGDISGRQPVLTRVHRACLVGDLLGSAGCDCGSQLEQAFQRIQEEGRGVVIVLQREVPAKHRLECTHVSNEVSVPGNNDQTRLREFGVGAQILKDLGLSRLRLLTNNPKKIVGLESYSLEVVEQIPLTLSAEPPRRLAARRPPRRRKTS
- a CDS encoding riboflavin synthase; the encoded protein is MFTGLIQDIGVVERIIPGGMTDVWIRTALGARDFALGESIAVDGACLTVVERGGDSFRVQAAPETLRRTTLGGASPGSRVNLERALALGDRLGGHLVSGHVDAVSEVLETRPEGGSWVMLFRLPPELAPFFIEKGSVAIDGISLTVNSVGPDRFGVQLIPETQERTTLRAKAVGERVNLEADMIGKYVARLVSLRQGPGGGLSEAVIKAAGFGG